The following proteins are encoded in a genomic region of Candidatus Cetobacterium colombiensis:
- a CDS encoding nucleotidyltransferase family protein, producing the protein MIDKSIILNKLSTIDKSQFGISKIGLFGSYSKDEQTEKSDIDIFVELIDNDEMLTNFYNLKSHLESTFSKKIDLVTSGQFDYKYKNPLVAKYKEKVKNEILGSVIYV; encoded by the coding sequence ATGATTGATAAAAGTATAATACTAAATAAACTGTCTACTATTGATAAAAGTCAGTTTGGTATAAGTAAAATAGGATTATTTGGTTCTTATTCTAAAGATGAACAAACAGAAAAAAGTGATATAGATATCTTTGTAGAGTTAATTGATAATGATGAAATGTTAACTAATTTCTACAACTTAAAATCTCATTTAGAATCTACTTTTAGTAAAAAAATAGATTTAGTAACTTCGGGGCAATTTGACTATAAATATAAAAATCCATTAGTTGCTAAGTATAAAGAAAAAGTTAAGAACGAAATACTAGGAAGTGTTATATATGTTTAA